A genomic window from Lotus japonicus ecotype B-129 chromosome 1, LjGifu_v1.2 includes:
- the LOC130728063 gene encoding transcription repressor OFP1-like, with protein sequence MGNCRFRLSDMMPNAWFYKLRDMGRATKQTPTTQPRKKKQPSPVSFPHSSKPKQQPHQCTPRKSYYFTRELNSPNNRIHTSPAKNNQNVQDSNYPESPRKSSKQRTKRRTTSSPKLVTPSSANCSCHNNLESHSPLESSAESGSPEPENRTDNVLLPTQTVSGSNTCGCKLHCNNNTNDIIIDVDNNSIVRKDDKLDAYEYDSISQQPVLPPILTKPAKFKDIVVDAKKKETKPRSRIRITAANEEHNVKGSLKVKILKEQQQMKTPSRRFSLTSSPGVRIRMNSPRIGSRRVQGHGRKSVSSSRGRGGRSSFSNSFAIVKSSFDPQRDFRESMVEMIEQNNIRDSKDLEDLLACYLSLNSDEYHDLIIKVFKQIWFDLTDN encoded by the coding sequence ATGGGCAATTGCAGGTTCAGATTATCAGATATGATGCCCAATGCTTGGTTTTACAAGCTCAGGGACATGGGAAGAGCAACAAAGCAAACCCCAACAACACAACCCAGGAAGAAAAAGCAACCTTCACCAGTCTCATTCCCACACTCATCAAAACCAAAGCAACAACCTCACCAGTGCACTCCCAGAAAGTCTTACTACTTCACAAGAGAACTCAACTCACCCAACAACAGAATCCACACTTCACCAGCAAAAAATAACCAAAATGTTCAAGATTCCAATTACCCTGAATCACCCAGAAAATCATCCAAACAAAGGACCAAGAGAAGAACCACTTCTTCACCTAAGCTTGTAACCCCTTCATCTGCTAATTGCAGCTGCCACAACAACCTTGAATCACATTCCCCACTTGAAAGCTCAGCAGAATCAGGATCCCCTGAACCAGAAAACAGAACAGACAACGTTCTTCTTCCCACTCAGACGGTTTCAGGGTCCAACACTTGTGGCTGCAAGCTGCACTGCAACAACAACACCAATGACATCATCATCGATGTGGACAACAATTCCATAGTCAGAAAAGATGATAAGCTAGATGCGTATGAGTATGACTCAATTTCACAGCAACCAGTGCTTCCACCAATCTTGACCAAACCAGCAAAGTTCAAAGACATTGTGGTGGAtgcaaagaagaaagaaaccaAACCCAGAAGCAGAATCAGAATCACTGCTGCAAATGAAGAACACAATGTAAAAGGGTCACTGAAAGTAAAGATTTTGAAGGAACAACAACAGATGAAAACCCCAAGTAGGAGATTCTCCTTAACTTCTTCTCCTGGTGTGAGAATTCGGATGAACTCGCCAAGAATCGGAAGCCGGAGAGTTCAGGGACATGGCCGGAAAAGTGTTTCCTCCAGCCGCGGCCGCGGCGGCCGGAGCAGTTTCTCGAATAGTTTCGCGATTGTGAAGTCGTCGTTTGATCCGCAGAGGGATTTCAGAGAATCAATGGTGGAGATGATTGAGCAGAACAACATCAGGGATTCAAAGGATTTGGAGGATCTTCTAGCTTGTTACCTTTCTCTGAACTCAGATGAGTATCATGATCTCATTATCAAAGTGTTCAAGCAAATTTGGTTTGATTTAACTGATAATTAG
- the LOC130713282 gene encoding uncharacterized protein LOC130713282, with the protein MSSLASSDNTPVPVTSPTTAPPVAPLTPLAKPDFHLALVVSNIKNHIPIMLDMETDRYGTWAELFCIHARSHRVLHHIVPAADKPTPQVTDPTYEPWVTLDATVLQWIYSTISIDLMSTIMEPDSTTFTAWTRLADLFQDNQNARVVTLEQEFSTVRMEAFPTVAT; encoded by the coding sequence ATGTCTTCTCTAGCCTCATCGGACAACACTCCTGTGCCCGTCACCTCTCCGACTACAGCCCCCCCGGTGGCTCCTCTCACCCCGCTGGCCAAGCCTGATTTTCACCTGGCGCTTGTTGTTTCAAACATTAAGAATCACATTCCTATTATGCTTGACATGGAGACTGATCGCTATGGCACCTGGGCGGAGCTTTTCTGCATTCATGCTCGTTCCCACCGCGTTCTGCATCACATTGTCCCTGCTGCGGACAAGCCTACCCCGCAAGTCACAGACCCTACTTATGAGCCATGGGTCACGTTGGATGCCACGGTCCTTCAGTGGATTTATTCCACCATTTCTATTGATCTAATGTCTACCATCATGGAGCCTGACTCCACTACTTTCACTGCTTGGACGCGTTTGGCAGATTTATTTCAGGATAATCAGAACGCCCGTGTTGTCACCTTGGAGCAGGAGTTCTCTACTGTTCGTATGGAGGCATTTCCGACCGTCGCCACCTAA
- the LOC130728065 gene encoding uncharacterized protein LOC130728065 has protein sequence MADSGSTNGAPTSDTATTMVTPPVPPASAKSDFHPALAVTNIKNNIPFKLEIDKDHYAMWAELFETHAHATQVLHHIIPQAGMEPPARNDASYARWATLDSTVKQWIYSTISFDLLATVMEKGSTAMATWNRIASMFEDNQNSRAVALDQDFISTRMEDFPSVSAYCQRLKQISDQLRNVGAPVSDHRLVLQLVSGLTEPFRGVATLIRQSEPLPPFLKVRSMLILEESGLAKMSGHASQTVLHTSASRPQASVDSSQQRPTYRSDQGHSNHRYGSGHNRNYQGSSGKPKKKGGSRHHGSSGSSGSSAASPPPWRPPPQASWNPWGWAPPPGWAPSPWGMPPCPYPTSQWSRPMGPPQQPSVLGPRPQAYTATASPAPTDIAAAMHTMSLTPPDTTWYMDTGASSHTTASQDGDASPEM, from the exons atgGCAGATTCAGGCTCTACCAACGGCGCCCCCACCAGTGACACCGCCACCACTATGGTCACTCCACCAGTTCCGCCGGCGTCTGCTAAGTCGGATTTTCATCCGGCCCTTGCTGtcaccaatatcaaaaacaacattcctTTCAAACTCGAGATAGACAAGGATCATTATGCTATGTGGGCTGAATTGTTTGAAACTCATGCTCACGCCACTCAGGTGCTCCACCACATCATTCCTCAAGCTGGCATGGAGCCTCCTGCGCGCAATGATGCTTCCTATGCccggtgggccactcttgactcTACTGTCAAACAGTGGATTTATTCCACCATATCCTTTGACCTTCTCGCCACTGTTATGGAGAAAGGTTCTACTGCTATGGCTACTTGGAACCGTATAGCTTCTATGTTTGAGGACAATCAGAATTCTCGTGCCGTCGCTCTCGACCAGGATTTCATCTCCACTCGCATGGAGGATTTTCCTAGTGTTTCGGCCTACTGCCAGCGTCTGAAACAAATCTCTGATCAGTTGCGGAATGTTGGTGCCCCAGTCAGTGACCATCGTCTTGTTCTCCAGTTGGTATCTGGTCTCACTGAGCCTTTTCGTGGTGTTGCTACCCTGATCCGTCAGAGCGAGCCCTTGCCCCCTTTCCTCAAGGTCCGCTCCATGCTGATTCTAGAGGAATCGGGTCTCGCCAAGATGTCCGGCCATGCCTCTCAGACTGTTTTGCATACCTCTGCTTCCCGTCCACAGGCCTCCGTTGACTCTTCTCAGCAGCGCCCCACCTACCGTAGCGATCAGGGACACTCCAACCATCGTTATGGGTCAGGGCACAATCGCAATTATCAGGGTAGTTCTGGTAAACCTAAGAAGAAAGGTGGCTCTCGTCATCATGGATCTTCTGGCTCTTCTGGTTCCTCTGCTGCATCTCCTCCACCATGGCGCCCACCTCCGCAGGCATCCTGGAATCCCTGGGGTTGGGCTCCTCCCCCTGGTTGGGCCCCTTCCCCTTGGGGCATGCCTCCCTGTCCTTACCCGACATCTCAGTGGTCGCGTCCCATGGGTCCTCCGCAGCAACCCAGCGTTCTAGGTCCGCGTCCTCAGGCCTACACCGCTACCGCTTCTCCAGCACCCACTGATATCGCTGCTGCCATGCATACCATGTCTTTGACTCCTCCAGACACCACATGGTACATGGACACCGGCGCCTCATCCCATACTACGGCATCTCAAG ACGGGGATGCCTCTCCTGAGATGTAA
- the LOC130728066 gene encoding uncharacterized protein LOC130728066, which produces MPIARCNSQIPVPLPSPVPTGRGSRSAANEIFSEFLEKTLQLPELTLPGPQLPPAPAEVDLWSLPRASANLLLRSAKEFGAFRIRCHGISGNELGTVADEAERVFRDSEHDVVERDGVGAEMISCVRSNKGALEFTAHKNLGDETHRNFWVHMGNVASRMDSIVEQVTLALQKDSKSEEFKERIQETESMICLCRYPHDNAPKQNEGVSDKKNDSLKDHALRFYLPLEHCIFYIQTERGPLSFDAGPENIVVTVGKQLEEWSRGVFKCVPGEMIFMPSIQGSDASFSIELTCSTSLNLNQSLKVSEKIISLTDQILIVFSLAFLCKFLYFIFS; this is translated from the exons ATGCCGATCGCGCGGTGCAACAGCCAGATTCCGGTGCCGCTACCGTCGCCGGTTCCAACCGGAAGAGGATCGCGATCCGCCGCCAACGAGATCTTCAgcgagtttctagagaagaCGCTTCAGCTGCCGGAGCTAACCTTACCGGGACCTCAACTACCGCCGGCACCGGCGGAGGTTGATCTCTGGTCACTCCCGCGCGCTTCTGCCAATCTGCTTCTGCGCTCCGCGAAGGAGTTCGGCGCATTCCGGATCCGGTGCCACGGGATCTCCGGGAATGAGCTCGGGACGGTGGCGGATGAGGCCGAGCGCGTCTTCCGCGACTCGGAGCACGACGTCGTTGAACGCGACGGAGTCGGCGCAGAGATGATTTCCTGTGTTCGGTCTAACAAAGGAGCGCTTGAATTCACCGCTCACAAGAATCTCGGAGACGAAACGCATCGGAACTTTTG GGTTCACATGGGGAATGTCGCGAGTAGAATGGATAGTATAGTGGAGCAAGTGACTCTGGCTCTACAAAAGGACAGTAAATCTGAAGAGTTTAAGGAGCGGATTCAAGAGACAGAGTCTATGATTTGCCTGTGCAGGTATCCGCACGACAATGCCCCCAAACAAAATGAAGGCGTCTCAGATAAGAAAAACGACAGTTTAAAAGATCATGCTTTGCGCTTCTACCTTCCCTTGGAGCATTGCATATTTTACATCCAAACTGAAAGAGGTCCCCTGTCATTTGATGCAGGTCCAGAGAATATAGTTGTCACAGTTGGCAAACAGCTAGAG GAGTGGAGCCGTGGTGTATTCAAATGTGTTCCTGGGGAAATGATTTTCATGCCGAGTATCCAGGGTAGTGACGCTTCCTTCTCCATAGAGCTTACGTGCTCGACCTCTTTAAATCTAAATCAAAGTTTAAAAGTTTCTGAAAAGATAATATCCTTAACTGATCAAATCCTTATTGTATTTTCCCTTGCATTCTTATGCAAATTTTTATACTTCATATTTTCTTGA